acttttttgtttttaaccattctattatattttcaaatgaattattatattatttattgatattgtttttattttaattcacTAAATGCTCTAAATATGTTAGCGCGTGTTTAGCACATAACTTGAAATATCCCACTGAAATATATGCAGGATAAGCTGCATTCATTTATTcgcttattatttttcgcttatttatttattaacttGACAagatatacatatattgcTTTTAACACAGTTAAAGATAACATGTGACTATACGTGTACATacacatgtatatatataaatattacatatatatacaagattgttcattttatattgaAACATGTATTTATCCATAAATAATCCAAATAGTAGTATGGgtataaagaaatatatggatataCATGTATCACAAATTTTGAATGAAAAagcaaattattttctttttttgaaGTATCTTGAAAATCAATTTGTTTAACTCATCATTATAAcgaaaattaaaacataattttcTACAGGTATTCTACACCCTAATATTTAATAGTCGAATAAAATCATGAGAAGTTTAATAcatattcaaaaatataatttttttatttctcacatttttttatccaaataaaaattcatgTATATCTTAAAGCAAATCATTAAagattttttctttttcgtggttttaaaataaaaatatgaaaaaaaaaaaaaaatatatataaatataaaaataaacagaTTAATTAAACAATCACGTTAAATAGCAAAATATGAATACGATAAAACAACTAAATGAgccaaatatataaaattgacATATTTTCCTTATTTTATAACTTCCTGCTTTTtctaattataaataaaaacttttattaaaaaaaaatataaataaataccaaataaaataaataaactatgatatatattttccatatggccaaatataattatttagaatgtaaaattattttgcttgaatataatatatacataaataattttattttttttcttaactAGTACTAGcaatgtgcatatatatttttatgttaaaaattatttacaaaGTTAAGCAATTTGATTGTCTTAGGATATTTTTCCGAACAAAActagagaaaaaaaaataaaaggacaacaataaataaatattgatTAAGTATTATcgtataaaataattatataatcaaatttattagggaaaaaaattataaaaataaaaaaaaattataaaataatttaaagaatttttaaaaataaatacttataaacaatttagtagaaataattttttattttaatgcAAGGGAGAAtcttaataaaaaaaaacgccGTGTGCATAAAATTCTAAAGATTATAAGGTATTGCTTATTCAATTAagtttatcatttttattctaaGTAATAAAAAGGTGTGGTATTTCATCTTTTCAGTTTAAAAacagtaaaaaatatattcattttttaattgtaaaaattaaaggaattgtttttatttcgccattttttatttcgatattttttatttcgtcattttttatttcgatatttttttttctttcttatAATTACCccattattaaaataaactCACAACTCAATTCAAACATATATAGTTTAAACATTTAAATtgtataaacaaataaacagctaacaatatatatagatcCATGAtggttatatttttattacgCATTCTACTTGTAAAAgctaaagaaaatatattatacaataatttataacatGGGTACACACCAATAAAACATGTggttaaataatattcttaggatatattatttgttattgcttttttaaatatagttaaatttatttgtctaaataaatatgtgaaCACTTTATAAGTTTTTCATTCAAACAAAAGATCTAcgaatattttattttcataattttcttctctattttttcttatttaaaatttacaaCATAAACACTCAGTTTTTCTAGTTTGTTGTGCAACCGCGAATTGAATGAATACATCGttcaaaatgaaaaaaaaaaaaaaaaaaatgaaaaaatgaagaaaaaaacatcACCTTTGCGAGCCAGTATTGTcagtataaataataaagcaCCATATATTCCCaaattatttcaaaatatatggatatGTGGATAATTACGACGAAAAGGTTTTAAATCTCAATTTGATACGATTTAATTGAAATTGTTTGggtataaaatatgttgcCTAAACCGAACTCAAACGTTTATGGGGTTggtaaatataatttatagggacaaaatttttttaaaaatataaaattttttttttaatttatagaaataaatgttcattttaatataaaaaattagtaTAATAGATGGTATTTTATGagatgaatatattttaatagatgaattaaaataaattaaagatttatcaatatttttttcaactCCAATACCataataatgcatatatcCTAAATTATAACAAGCTCGagaaattatttgaatagcatatgcattatttggataatatgatataataGCTCTATAATGTTTATAAGCTAATTCATAATTAATttgattaaatataaatctaTGTCCATAACTAAATCTCCATTTATCgttaaatattattcctTGTTCATCTAAAAAATCTTtagatattattttattatcataaatatttaattcttGGCTAATTTTAGGTTCTTTACTCAAACTTtccacatttttatttcgaaAACGTTCATTAGTTGTATCCCCTATAGAATTATACAAGCATTCTACATTTCCtaaatcataaaatttattatattttaaattatttttctgaACAACATTGATATATACACCATTACctgtatatgcataatcCCCTAAAGTAAATACAGATTTTAAATGATTATTATCTGCTGCCATAGATAGATACCTActtgaatatatatatttggatttattattaaatggtAAAAAAAGAGCAAAGTTTGAAGTTGTCAGACTATGTGCTAAATTTATTTGAGCTTGTACATTCCCCGTTTCAGCAAGTTGAgccattaaaaatattgctTCACGATTTCTACCagtttcattatattttataattttattagttgtatttaaaataaaatcatttttttcagcAACTTTTGCTAAAAGAGATAAAGCCATATTACAATTATGTGAAACAATTATTCCATTATAATTCATAAAACCTATCATATATGCTGCTAAAATATTTCCATTGTTTGAAGATTTGTAAAACCAATAAAATGCATTTTGAAATGACTGGGAAGTACCGATTCCacttaaatataaacaacCTAGATTAAATTGGGCAATTGAAagattattttttgcagctaaatcaaaataataaaatgctaattcttgatttattttttttttcccattttccatattttttttcattggGCCTAACCCAAAAAAGTGCATATATCCTAAACCATTATAACTTAATGGATCGTTTAGTTTTTTAccttttataaaataattaatagcTTTATTATAATCCTTTTTTACACCTAAtcctaatatatatatatatcccAATAAAGATATAGCTTCTGagttattaaatttttctgCTTTTAGTAAATACATGCGAGCTTTcgtataatttttatctatTCCATCACTACCTGTTAAATATCGGCGAGCTATCATAGTTAGAATTACATGATTATTATGTAATGATGATTCTAAAAacatttctatattttttatttttttattatttatattatatttatcataatatgGTATACTCAGTTTTATTAAATCTATGAATTcaaatttcattttattatctttattataatttaaaattttatttgttaattttataaacaatttagATGCTGTTTCACAACTTTCTTCAACGCCAATTCCATGCATATATCTTATTCCTAATGCCAAAATACTACCTGTATGATTTGCCAAACTGCTactataataatacaataaGCTTAAGCCATAATTTGAACCATaatctatttttttatttttaattgttttataaaaatcaaCAAAAGGgaaattttctaaattgttaaaatatGCCTCtaattcattaatattgtatctgatattttttattcttattcttattttattatctgtagtaaaatgtattttagggacatttacaaaattattgtTTGCATTTCttatttcttctttttcgttgtttttttcatttaaattatatgctaatatacttttcaaatatttcccagttaaaaatatataactcctaaataatattatatttttttttatcccctttattttattttcttctattttgtctatttcttcattttcatcaacaaaatatgaatacAAGTTGggtaatgaaaaataatttgaataCATAATAgctaaataaaattgagcATCTGAACTTCCATAATCTGAACTTACTTTCCATGCATATAGAGCATTCACTGGGTCCCTTTCAACAGGTTTCAATCCGAGATAATAAAACACCCCGATTAATGTTAAGCATCTAAAAAAAGTAGAAATCGacgaaatataaaaagggAGAATgattggaaaaaaaaaaaaaaaaacttttaCATGGTTTTCCTGAGTTGTGTAAATAGAAAATACGGTGATcatttcaaaaataaaatagctATTTTACAAGAATATCATTttattcgtttttttttaaatatatacctTATATCATAATGAACACAATGCTTTAAAAGTACAAAAGATTTGATATACTCCGCTCTATCCAATGCTTCATAAGCTTCAATAAAAATGTCATTTCCCTTCTTCGGGTTCTCAGAATATTCATGtgtaaatatacatttttgaaaaaatagaataaataatgtgatatatattacaacAAATGATTGCTTAAAAAATCTTTTAAGTCTATACATGCTTGTGCCTAAAGCATTTTGCATAAGCATAAAAAAGGGAGAAAAATTcaacaatataaaaatagctTTTCGGAAACTTGCCTAACttgttcataatattttggcATAATGCATCCTCTACTATGCGAAATTACTCacaaataaacaaatagtaaaattaataaacatataataaataaataaacgaATAAGCAGCATATAGGTGATATTCGCTATCCCATAAAATACATgaacaatattatatttctaatgttttttattttcctcctttttgcatatataaaaattgtaattttATCGCTGATATTTTTCACAATATGATAGGATGCTTTAATTAATAGTCACCTTAAAACGGtgaaaacataaaaatgaaaaataaatatataacagcAATAGTAGTGGAAATATTAATtgataacaataaaaaaaagttgcaacaatgaaaaaattatataagttttccttaaaatttacatattcgcaataaaaaaaaaaaaattcctTCATATTTGCAATAACAGTTTCTataaaaagatgaaaattatttatccATTTTACTCCATAATTTTActctttataatttatacgAATTCAaacaatttataatttcggaaatataataaaataaatcatagttctaaaaaattatatatataatgaaatacaTATTACCAAAAAAATGAGGGAAACATAAGTATTACACAATCCCCccaaaagtatatatatagtaaaattaaaaatgcataaatatatgctGTTAGTgtaatgaagaaaaaaaaaaacgaaacgAATTATAAAGCACACGAGAATGGGCTTTCTAATATAAGATTTTTCAAAactgaaaaaataaacactatgacaaaataaatggaaaatgTGAATATGCTCATTCCATAAATAGTCAATCAAAGTAACGAAGATATTGGGAATACAATTATCTACTTATTCGTAAATACTATTACAGATATAAGAATAACtaatacaataaaaatcataataaataaaagtcGAATAAATCGATCCGAAGCAGCTTCTTTCATTATCTCTTTTAATGTCTCCTTTGCAGTCGATACATTTATATCAACATCATCTACTTTATctttaactttttttaatttttcattttgttcatttaaTTTGACTACAGCTATTTTAGTTATTTGCTCTGATTCATCAATCAAATTTTTCATCCTAAAAATGGATTGCTCTGTTTGGTCTTGAATTAAATTTCCTCGAATTTCCAATTCTTTTggtgttatatatttcagtttatttatttcattatttttattttcatcttgtttattttcatatattaatttattttttaaaaattcatattGAATATTCAAATTTTCTAATATTAATACTTTCCccttaattttatttatataatcattttgttcattttctGGTAAATTCCGTAtttcaataaaatatgcatcCTTAGCTGTTTTTATTCTTTCTgctataaaatttatatcatcactatatttatttactattgaattatttttctcatttcctttaattttattctgAAATTCGTtcaacaattttttataatccTCCAAAAGGTTATCAATTTCTTCagagtaaaaaaatatgtccattttttttttttaaataatccTTACACCATTCTTAACACTCAGACAATAATAACACTTTGGTGTCTCaattatttgatattttatttaccaATTTtagaataatttttttacaactGTTTTTTCGTTCATATctttcaaatttatatttctctttgtgtatatacataatcttttatttcacattatttatgaacagttcatgtaaaaaaaacaaaaaaaaaagttatggCTAAATAAgtatcaaaaaattatgactAAATGAATAAGTACCAAAAAGTTATTCCTACTCTGACTTATAAACTTGTATAAGTTTAAACAATTTGATATGCTACTTAAAATATcctaaattaaaaaaattaaaggtggcaaattttattatttgtgcAAAAGGgacatataaaaacaaactactatttaaaaaatatggattAAAACATATTCGATTACTTTTcaaatatcaaaaatacaatcataaaaaatgtatttattttattatacatataatctTAAAcatgtattaaaaaaaatatatttgggGTTGGGTATATTCTATAATATGCCATTTgtgtattatatttcttatactaatttttatttaatttaagcACATTGTCTTTGCCATTGTATTTAAGAATTAATTgtcaaaattaaaaaatataaagagaGGTGGTATTATATGATTAGCCAGtacttatataaatatattaacttTGAATTTCAACATAATTTTCACTATCCTCCTGTTGGTATTGTGCATGTATTgctttatttaatttttttttaattaaaatttttttatgaaaatatgcaaatttcccattaaatataataagcATAAGTCGTgctgatttttttttttttaatttgcctcgtttttacaaaatcgaagaggaataaaaaaaatatattcattccaattttaaaataaaaggcataagtaaataaatatatatatatacaactgtaataataaaactagcgtataattttatacaGTTTTGCAATATCATGCTAATATATGATGTATTGATTGATTTCGGACGTTACTcgcaaaaaaaagaatatttgtatatgcatatataaatacattttgAAATGCTagtaaaatgaaaaaaatatacttttaaaaaatatacatatatggagaaagagaaagaaaaaataaaaaaataatttaataaaacctttactaaaaataaaaataaaatgcatGGAGTAATCAACTATTCaaaatttgataatattgaaGTAAGTTCATCAGATGATgaagttaaaaaaagaattcCACAAATAACCACATTAAATAGTAAAGACAAAGTTGTATTAGGACCAGATGGATTAACAATTTTGAAAGAATTTACCACTTCAGAAAGTATCGAAAAATGCggggaaaaaaaacaaacatGTTATAATCAAATTGACAATAGTacacaaaatgaaaaagaaaaatttttcaaaaatatgatattaAATGGAGCAGTTATtccatataaatatatatggagCCAGTCATTATATGATATCAATAGTTACATTGTTTTGCCACTAAATTGTAAAGCCAAATCgttaataatacaaatatttgaGGATAAATTAATCgttaaaaaagaaaaaaacatgaaTACAACAATGATTGAAAACGtagatgataataataataatgcataTGAAACCCTCATTAATAAagaattttcatttaaaatcAACACAAATGATGATACTCAATTGTGGGAAATAAAAACCATAGAAATtaattggaaaaaaatttttaatttatgtaataaaataaataatcaaaatatgaattttgATTTTGGACAAAATGTAAAAGATACTAAagaaacatttttatatatttctttgaaaaaaaatagtgaaaTTAAAAGTTCATATGTTTGGTGGTCATGCTTATTTAAAGGTGACGAAAAAATTGATACTTTTAAATTGCCTTCTCGTATTATtcttaataaaaacattaataataataataataattcatttaaaaaagtttGGGAAGAAGCACatgaaatttttaaaaaaaatatttcgaaaaaaaaattgccTTATTGCATAGATTAAgacaataaatataaacaaattttaaaaattaaaattattttttatgatacAAACATGTTTATGatgtattttcatttaaataaagtGGAATGGAATCTCTTAGAAGTATCCAATAAGAATCCATATTTGTACTAATAACAATTTTgtcaataaaattaaaattttctttatgttttataaattcataAATCCCTTCTAAACAACACACAACAacatcatattttttgaataaacTTATACCACTACCAATCAATGGAAAAacaattgtttttatatcattttctttagctattaataatgcatcttcataacatttttttaatttactTGTTTGATTATAATATGGTTCAATCAcgtgtataatatatttatatgaactATTATATCCTTttgttattaaaatattttttcctatatttttttctctaattatttttatttcatcaaataatttatttccacatgcttttaaaaaattactcGAGCAATCATATCCCATCCCATCTTTTGTTAATtcgaatattttatttgttccATTAACTATTGCGTCACCGcttaaatatgaaaaatctataaaaaataaaaaagttttaaattaaatttatatttaaatataccataaaataaatatattctacaaatatatgaacaaaatgCATACACACActtttcttatatatagtaataCATCAAATcagtataaaatatatgcttaTGAATATGTCCAAAACTTTTATACATTGTTTAATGtcatgtttatatattcatttaattattattttttttttttttgtgtgtgTGTGTGtttgaatataaatttattataccTCCAAAATGAAGAgctgttttatttaaaatgttatacttattttcactttttttaaaaacagGAATATTCTTTACATCCACAATTTGATTAGTATTGTTAATAGTAGGATATGTTTGGGAAACATCATGATGTTTCTcttgtaataatatttctatatcttctattttataaagttcatgactttttatttttttatttctaatCAATTTATCAagattaatatttttatttgttttataactacgtataatttttttgtttgtgAAATTATGAAAGGAATCCTTAACTAACttagaaaaaaacattttctttattcattaaattgattgattttcttcttttcgAATTTTGTTAGTCTTACTTTATTTTGCATTTTAACGCccataaaaaaacataagcAAAGTTAGtgaattaaattaaatttttttttaag
This DNA window, taken from Plasmodium berghei ANKA genome assembly, chromosome: 13, encodes the following:
- a CDS encoding ubiquitin-protein ligase, putative — encoded protein: MLMQNALGTSMYRLKRFFKQSFVVIYITLFILFFQKCIFTHEYSENPKKGNDIFIEAYEALDRAEYIKSFVLLKHCVHYDIRCLTLIGVFYYLGLKPVERDPVNALYAWKVSSDYGSSDAQFYLAIMYSNYFSLPNLYSYFVDENEEIDKIEENKIKGIKKNIILFRSYIFLTGKYLKSILAYNLNEKNNEKEEIRNANNNFVNVPKIHFTTDNKIRIRIKNIRYNINELEAYFNNLENFPFVDFYKTIKNKKIDYGSNYGLSLLYYYSSSLANHTGSILALGIRYMHGIGVEESCETASKLFIKLTNKILNYNKDNKMKFEFIDLIKLSIPYYDKYNINNKKIKNIEMFLESSLHNNHVILTMIARRYLTGSDGIDKNYTKARMYLLKAEKFNNSEAISLLGYIYILGLGVKKDYNKAINYFIKGKKLNDPLSYNGLGYMHFFGLGPMKKNMENGKKKINQELAFYYFDLAAKNNLSIAQFNLGCLYLSGIGTSQSFQNAFYWFYKSSNNGNILAAYMIGFMNYNGIIVSHNCNMALSLLAKVAEKNDFILNTTNKIIKYNETGRNREAIFLMAQLAETGNVQAQINLAHSLTTSNFALFLPFNNKSKYIYSSRYLSMAADNNHLKSVFTLGDYAYTGNGVYINVVQKNNLKYNKFYDLGNVECLYNSIGDTTNERFRNKNVESLSKEPKISQELNIYDNKIISKDFLDEQGIIFNDKWRFSYGHRFIFNQINYELAYKHYRAIISYYPNNAYAIQIISRACYNLGYMHYYGIGVEKNIDKSLIYFNSSIKIYSSHKIPSIILIFYIKMNIYFYKLKKKFYIFKKILSL
- a CDS encoding SNARE protein, putative → MDIFFYSEEIDNLLEDYKKLLNEFQNKIKGNEKNNSIVNKYSDDINFIAERIKTAKDAYFIEIRNLPENEQNDYINKIKGKVLILENLNIQYEFLKNKLIYENKQDENKNNEINKLKYITPKELEIRGNLIQDQTEQSIFRMKNLIDESEQITKIAVVKLNEQNEKLKKVKDKVDDVDINVSTAKETLKEIMKEAASDRFIRLLFIMIFIVLVILISVIVFTNK
- a CDS encoding HSP20-like chaperone, putative, whose translation is MHGVINYSKFDNIEVSSSDDEVKKRIPQITTLNSKDKVVLGPDGLTILKEFTTSESIEKCGEKKQTCYNQIDNSTQNEKEKFFKNMILNGAVIPYKYIWSQSLYDINSYIVLPLNCKAKSLIIQIFEDKLIVKKEKNMNTTMIENVDDNNNNAYETLINKEFSFKINTNDDTQLWEIKTIEINWKKIFNLCNKINNQNMNFDFGQNVKDTKETFLYISLKKNSEIKSSYVWWSCLFKGDEKIDTFKLPSRIILNKNINNNNNNSFKKVWEEAHEIFKKNISKKKLPYCID
- a CDS encoding Appr-1-p processing domain protein, with the protein product MFFSKLVKDSFHNFTNKKIIRSYKTNKNINLDKLIRNKKIKSHELYKIEDIEILLQEKHHDVSQTYPTINNTNQIVDVKNIPVFKKSENKYNILNKTALHFGDFSYLSGDAIVNGTNKIFELTKDGMGYDCSSNFLKACGNKLFDEIKIIREKNIGKNILITKGYNSSYKYIIHVIEPYYNQTSKLKKCYEDALLIAKENDIKTIVFPLIGSGISLFKKYDVVVCCLEGIYEFIKHKENFNFIDKIVISTNMDSYWILLRDSIPLYLNENTS